From a region of the Rhinopithecus roxellana isolate Shanxi Qingling chromosome 8, ASM756505v1, whole genome shotgun sequence genome:
- the SOAT1 gene encoding sterol O-acyltransferase 1, which translates to MVGEEKMSLRNRLSKSRENPEEDEDHRKPAKESLEAPSNGRIDIKQLIAKKIKLTAEAEELKPFFMKEVGSHFDDFVTNLIEKSASLDNGGCALTTFSILEGEKNNHRVKDLRAPPEQGKIFIARRSLLDELLEVDHIRTIYHMFIALLILFILSTLVVDYIDEGRLVLEFSLLSYAFGKFPTVVWTWWIMFLSTFSVPYFLFQRWATGYSKSSHPLINSLFHGFLFMVFQIGVLGFGPTYVVLAYTLPPASRFIIILEQIRFVMKAHSFVRENVPRVLNSAKEKSSTVPIPTVNQYLYFLFAPTLIYRDSYPRNPTVRWGYVAMQFAQVFGCFFYVYYIFERLCAPLFRNIKQEPFSARVLVLCVFNSILPGVLILFLTFFAFLHCWLNAFAEMLRFGDRMFYKDWWNSTSYSNYYRTWNVVVHDWLYYYAYKDFLWFFSKRFKSAAMLAVFAVSAVVHEYALAVCLSFFYPVLFVLFMFFGMAFNFIVNDSRKKPIWNVMMWTSLFLGNGVLLCFYSQEWYARQHCPLKNPTFLDYVRPRSWTCRYVF; encoded by the exons GTCGAATTGACATAAAACAGTTGATAGCAAAGAAGATAAAGTTgacagcagaggcagag gaATTGAAGCCATTTTTTATGAAGGAAGTTGGCAGTCACTTTGATGATTTTGTGACCAATCTCATTGAAAAATCAGCATCATTAGATAATGGTGGGTGTGCTCTCACAACCTTTTCTATTCttgaaggagagaaaaacaacCATAGAGTGAA GGATTTGAGAGCACCTCCAGAACAAGGAAAGATTTTTATTGCAAGGCGATCTCTCTTAGA TGAGCTGCTTGAAGTGGACCACATCAGAACAATATATCACATGTTTATTGCCCTCCTCATTCTCTTTATCCTGAGCACACTTGTAGTAGATTACATTGATGAAGGAAG GCTGGTGCTTGAGTTCAGCCTCCTGTCTTATGCTTTTGGCAAATTTCCTACCGTTGTTTGGACCTGGTGGATCATGTTCCTGTCTACATTTTCAGTTCCCTATTTTCTGTTTCAACGTTGGGCCACTGGCTATAGCAAGAGTTCTCATCCGCTGATCAATTCTCTCTTCCATGGCTTTCTTTTCATGGTCTTCCAGATTGGAGTTCTAGGTTTTGGACCAACATACGTTGTGTTAGCATATACACTGCCACCAGCCTCCCGGTTCATCATTATACTCGAGCAG ATTCGTTTTGTAATGAAGGCCCACTCATTTGTCAGAGAGAACGTGCCTCGGGTACTAAATTCAGCTAAGGAGAAATCAA GCACTGTTCCAATACCTACAGTCAACCAATATTTGTACTTCTTATTTGCTCCTACCCTTATCTACCGTGACAGCTATCCCAG gaatCCCACTGTAAGATGGGGTTATGTTGCTATGCAGTTTGCACAG GTCTTTGGTTGCTTCTTCTATGTGTACTACATCTTTGAAAGACTTTGTGCCCCCTTGTTTCGGAATATCAAACAGGAGCCCTTCAGCGCTCGCGTTCTGGTCCTATGTGTATTTAACTCCATCTTACCAG GTGTGCTGATTCTCTTCCTtactttttttgcctttttgcaTTGCTGGCTCAATGCCTTTGCTGAGATGTTACGCTTTGGTGACAGGATGTTCTATAAG GATTGGTGGAACTCCACGTCATACTCTAACTATTATAGAACCTGGAATGTGGTGGTCCATGACTGGCTATATTACTATGCTTACAAGGACTTTCTCTGG tttttctccAAGAGATTCAAATCTGCTGCCATGTTGGCTGTCTTTGCTGTATCTGCTGTAGTACACGAATATGCCTTGGCTGTTTGCTTGAGCTTTTTCTATCCCGTGCTCTTTGTGCTCTTCATGTTCTTTGGAA TGGCTTTCAACTTCATTGTCAATGATAGTCGGAAAAAGCCAATTTGGAATGTTATGATGTGGACTTCTCTTTTCTTGGgcaatggagtcttactctgcttTTATTCTCAAGAGTGGTACGCACGTCAGCACTGTCCTCTGAAAAAT CCCACATTTTTGGATTACGTCCGGCCACGTTCCTGGACTTGTCGTTACGTGTTTTAG